Proteins from one Nilaparvata lugens isolate BPH chromosome 10, ASM1435652v1, whole genome shotgun sequence genomic window:
- the LOC111055923 gene encoding uncharacterized protein LOC111055923: MKGSCVIVMKDIESSCVSKGFQFLVDSGDINETNNVRRLTEEDEEEGECHEERIQLKSEIINDQSESQLPDCGGNSQGALPLDLRRISRAGPHPWRKFSFSSSTPPSSVDLEWEHEGGAAGSQRRLMTSTMEDASGPGTGTGTEGSPVDSLEWDSCEDKASTACIGLDPDTELLLQEIERLTAKALIETGREWADR; encoded by the exons ATGAAGGGCAGTTGCGTAATTGTCATGAAGGACATCGAGAGCAGTTGCGTATCCAAGGGG TTCCAATTCCTGGTTGACTCCGGTGATATCAACGAG ACCAATAACGTGAGAAGGTTAActgaagaagacgaagaagaaggggaaTGCCATGAAGAAAGAATCCAGTTGAAGTCTGAAATCATTAACGATCAATCTGAAAGTCAGTTGCCTGA TTGCGGAGGAAACAGTCAGGGAGCACTTCCATTGGACCTGCGCCGCATATCTCGGGCAGGTCCTCACCCTTGGAGAAAGTTCAGCTTCTCTTCATCCACGCCTCCCAGTTCGGTTGACTTGGAATGGGAACATGAAG GTGGAGCGGCGGGCAGTCAGAGGCGCCTGATGACGAGCACAATGGAGGACGCGTCTGGACCGGGGACGGGGACGGGGACGGAGGGCAGTCCGGTGGACTCGCTTGAGTGGGACTCCTGTGAGGACAAGGCATCGACCGCTTGCATCGGCCTCGACCCGGACACCGAGCTGCTGCTGCAGGAGATCGAGCGACTCACTGCCAAGGCGCTCATCGAAACCGGACGCGAATGGGCCGACAGATAG